The sequence CGGCATTGCGCGATGCCGGCTCCGATGCGCAGGTGATCGCGCTGGCCGCGACCGCGCGCAGCGCCCAGGAAGCCGCCGACAGCGTCGGCTGCGACCTCGGCGCGATCGTCAAGTCCCTGGTGTTCCAGGTGGGCGAGCAGCCGGTGATGGCGCTGGTGGCCGGCGACCGGCGCTGCAAGGAAAAGGCCCTGCCCGCGGCCCTCGGCCTGGAGGGCAAGGCGAAGCGCGCCAGTGCCGAGACCGTGCGGGACGCCACCGGCTTTGCCATTGGCGGCGTCGCCCCGGTGGGGCATCCGCAGGCGCTGCCGCTGGTGATCGACGCGAGCCTTTCCCGCTTCCCGACGATCTACGCCGCCGCCGGCCATCCGCACTGCGTGTTCGCCACCACGCCGGACGAGTTGCAGCGCCTGACCGGTGGTGTCGTCAGCGAGGCCATCGCAAGCGCCTGACAGCGCCGGTCCGGGGCGCTATCCTCTGCGGCAGACAAATTTCTGCGAACGAGGAAACCCGCCCATGGCCGCCCGCGTGCCCTATCTCAATGCCGAGGACCTGTCGGACGCCGACAAGGACCTGTTGAAGCGCCCGATCTGGCTGACCCGCGCGCTGGTCAACAGCCCCGGCACGGCCCGCGCCTTCCATGTGCTGGGCAACCACATCCGCTATGGCATGACGCTGGACATGCGCCTGCGCGAGCTGGCGATTCTCCAGGTGGGCTGGCTCGCCCGCTCGCCGTTCGAGTGGAGCCATCATGTCAAGCTCGGCATGGATTTCGGTGTCTCGAAGGAAGACATCGAGGGGCTGATTGCGGAGACCGAGGGGCGTGACAGCGATCTGGGCGCGCTGGAGAAGAAAATCCTGCGCGCCGCCCGCGAGATGACCGAGAATGTCGAAATGCCGGAACCCCTGTTCCGGGAGTTACAGGCCGAACTGGGCAACGAGCAGATGGTCGACCTGGTGGTTGCCATCTCCACCTACTGCGCAGTGGTCCGCATCCTGGCCTCGCTCGCCATCGAGGTGGAGCCGGAATACCAGCCCTATCTCGACATGTTCCCGCTGCCGGCGAATTAACGTCAGAACCGAAGGAAACACCCCTATGCGTCTGAAAGACAAAATCGCCATCGTCGTCGGTGCCGGCCAGTCGCCGGGCGAAGGCGTTGGCAATGGCCGCGCCACCGCCCAGGTGTTCGCCCGCGAGGGCGCCACCGTCGCCTGTATCGACCTGCAGCAGGAGCGCGCCGAGGAAACGGCGGAGATCATCCGCAGCGAAGGCGGCAAGGCCCTGGCGCTCGGCGCCGACATCACCCATGAGGAGTCGATCAAGGCCGCGGTTCAGGCCGTCGCCGCCGAGTGCGGTCGCATCGACGTGCTGCACAACAATGTCGGCGTCTCCATCGCCGGCGGCGACAAGCCGTTGGAAGACCTGACGGAGGCGGATTTCGACCGCTGCAACGCCATCAACCTGCGCGGCATGATCATGACCTGCAAGCATGTGGTGCCGGTGATGCGGGCGCAGAAATCGGGCGCCATCGTCAACATCTCGTCGATGGCGGTGCGCTCGCGCTATCCGCTGGTGGTCTACAAGACCTCGAAGGCCGGCGTGGTCGCGCTGACCGAGCAACTGGCCTACACCAATGCCGACGCCGGCATCCGCGCCAATGTCATCCTGCCGGGCCTGATGGACACGCCGATGGCGGTCGACACCCGCGCGCGCGAATGGGGCAAGACGCGGCAGGAAATCGTCGACATGCGCGACGCGCAGGTGCCGCTCGGCGGCAAGATGGGCACCGGCTGGGATGTCGCCTATGCCGCCCTGTTCCTCGCCAGCGAGGAGGCGAAGTTCATCACCGGCGTGACGCTGCCGGTGGATGGCGGCGCCAATATCTGGGTCCGGTAGGGCGGCTGACGACGGCGCATCTCGGCCGGAGGCCCCGGATCGCGCTCTCGCGCGTCCGGGGAAGCCGGGTTGAGGGGCGCCGAGGCGATGGGCGTCGGGCACAGAGACAGCGGTCACGAAGAAAGCTGGCTTCCCCGGAACGGCGCCAGCCGTATCCGGGGTCTCTTATGAGTGTGCATCTCGGCCGGAGACCCCGGATCACGCTGTCGCGCGTCCGGGGACGCTGGATCACCGCGCGCGTCAGCCCAGGTCGGCGCTGAGCTTGTAGGAGTGCGGCATCGCCGGCGGCATGCCTTCCTTCTCGTGCGCGCGCACGACCGAGCGCGCAATGGTGCGCAGGTGCACCTCGTCCGGGCCGTCGATGAATTGCAGCGCCCGGCCCCAGGTCCAGAGATAGGAAATCGGCGTGTCCGGCGTCAGGCCCATGGCGCCGAACACCTGCATCGCCCGGTTCGTCACCGTGGTTTGCAGGCGCGCCGCCACCACCTTGATCGCCGAGACGGCGTTGCGGGCGGCGCGGTTGCCCTCCTGGTCGATCAGCCAGGCGGTTTGCAGGCAGAGCAGGCGGGCCTGGTCGATCTCGATCCGGCTGAGCGCCACCTGCTCGCGCACATTGTCATGGTCGATGGTGCGCTTGCCGAAGGTGGTGCGGTTCAGGCCGCGGTCCAGCATCAGCGACAGCGCCACCTCGCACTGACCGATGGTGCGCATGCAGTGGTGGATGCGGCCCGGCCCCAGGCGCGCCTGGGCGATCATGAAGCCGTCGCCTTCCTCCGCCAGCAGGTTCGAGGCCGGCACACGCACATTGTCGAACACCACCTCGCAATGGCCTTCCGGCGAGATGTGGTGCATTACCGGAATGTTGCGCACGATCTTCACGCCGGGCGTGTTCGGCGGCACGATGATCTGCGATTGCTGGCGGTGAGTCGGCGCGTCCGGGTCGGTCTTGCCCATGACGATCATCACGCCCAGTTGCGGGTGCGAGGCGTTGGTGATGAACCATTTGCGGCCGTTGATGACGTATTCGTTGCCGACCTTCTCGATCCGGGTCTGCACGTTGGTCGCGTCGGAGGAGGCGACCTCCGGCTCGGTCATGCAGAAGGCGGAGCGGATCTGGCCGTTCAGCAACGGCGTCAGATACTGGGCTTTCTGCTCCGGCGTGCCGAACATATGGAAGACTTCCATATTGCCGGTGTCGGGCGCGTTGCAGTTGAACATTTCCGGCGACCAGTAGATCCGGCCCATGATCTCGGCCAGCGGCGCGTATTCCAGGTTGGAGCAGCGGGTGCCCGGCATGTCCTCCGGCAGCGAGGGCAGGAACATGTTCCACAGGCCCTCGGCCTTGGCCTTGGCCTTGATGTCCTCGCAGAAG comes from Alphaproteobacteria bacterium and encodes:
- a CDS encoding YbaK/EbsC family protein: MALDNASVQRVQAALRDAGSDAQVIALAATARSAQEAADSVGCDLGAIVKSLVFQVGEQPVMALVAGDRRCKEKALPAALGLEGKAKRASAETVRDATGFAIGGVAPVGHPQALPLVIDASLSRFPTIYAAAGHPHCVFATTPDELQRLTGGVVSEAIASA
- a CDS encoding carboxymuconolactone decarboxylase family protein: MAARVPYLNAEDLSDADKDLLKRPIWLTRALVNSPGTARAFHVLGNHIRYGMTLDMRLRELAILQVGWLARSPFEWSHHVKLGMDFGVSKEDIEGLIAETEGRDSDLGALEKKILRAAREMTENVEMPEPLFRELQAELGNEQMVDLVVAISTYCAVVRILASLAIEVEPEYQPYLDMFPLPAN
- a CDS encoding SDR family oxidoreductase; the protein is MRLKDKIAIVVGAGQSPGEGVGNGRATAQVFAREGATVACIDLQQERAEETAEIIRSEGGKALALGADITHEESIKAAVQAVAAECGRIDVLHNNVGVSIAGGDKPLEDLTEADFDRCNAINLRGMIMTCKHVVPVMRAQKSGAIVNISSMAVRSRYPLVVYKTSKAGVVALTEQLAYTNADAGIRANVILPGLMDTPMAVDTRAREWGKTRQEIVDMRDAQVPLGGKMGTGWDVAYAALFLASEEAKFITGVTLPVDGGANIWVR
- a CDS encoding acyl-CoA dehydrogenase family protein, whose protein sequence is MDFAYSDKVKALQEQLTQFMEREIAPRDREWHELTEAGTFPPPFCEDIKAKAKAEGLWNMFLPSLPEDMPGTRCSNLEYAPLAEIMGRIYWSPEMFNCNAPDTGNMEVFHMFGTPEQKAQYLTPLLNGQIRSAFCMTEPEVASSDATNVQTRIEKVGNEYVINGRKWFITNASHPQLGVMIVMGKTDPDAPTHRQQSQIIVPPNTPGVKIVRNIPVMHHISPEGHCEVVFDNVRVPASNLLAEEGDGFMIAQARLGPGRIHHCMRTIGQCEVALSLMLDRGLNRTTFGKRTIDHDNVREQVALSRIEIDQARLLCLQTAWLIDQEGNRAARNAVSAIKVVAARLQTTVTNRAMQVFGAMGLTPDTPISYLWTWGRALQFIDGPDEVHLRTIARSVVRAHEKEGMPPAMPHSYKLSADLG